A genome region from Manis pentadactyla isolate mManPen7 chromosome 5, mManPen7.hap1, whole genome shotgun sequence includes the following:
- the LOC118933344 gene encoding cytochrome c oxidase assembly protein COX18, mitochondrial isoform X3 produces the protein MLCRLCGRLQRPLPALLLGARGPPLAPAPTGGTKRSALPVWAVASVSAVGPGGAGSWYEALATSAPVQGTEQMLLCAHTATGLPWWGSILLTTVALRGAVTLPLAAYQHYILAKVENLQPEIKNMSRHLNQEVAIRVDQLGWSKKVARLTYLKNMRRLVSELYVRDNCHPFKATVLVWIQLPMWIFMSVALRNFSTGTTHSEDFCSAKNWNVSFSDIYYILCPCGMCVDDSDRCDSTFVDCSLLVMLQLHGPFTELAATFS, from the exons ATGTTGTGCCGGCTTTGCGGTAGGTTGCAGCggccactgcctgccctgctgctcGGGGCCCGGGGCCCACCACTTGCACCGGCCCCAACGGGCGGCACCAAACGCTCCGCTCTGCCAGTGTGGGCGGTGGCGTCAGTCTCTGCAGTTGGCCCAGGCGGCGCGGGCAGCTGGTACGAGGCCCTAGCCACGTCAGCGCCGGTGCAGGGCACGGAGCAAATGCTGCTCTGCGCACACACCGCGACAGGCCTTCCCTGGTGGGGCAGCATTCTTCTCACCACCGTGGCCCTGCGCGGCGCTGTGACGCTGCCGCTGGCCGCCTACCAGCACTACATCCTGGCCAAG GTGGAAAATTTGCAGccagaaataaaaaacatgtcGAGGCATCTCAACCAAGAAGTTGCAATTCGTGTAGATCAATTGGGGTGGTCCAAAAAAGTTGCCAG GCTCACTTACCTAAAGAATATGCGGAGGCTTGTTTCAGAGCTGTATGTTCGGGACAACTGCCACCCTTTCAAAGCCACTGTATTAGTATGGATTCAGCTTCCAATGTGGATCTTCATGTCTGTTGCTCTCCGGAATTTCAGCACAGGGACAACACATTCAGAAG ATTTTTGCTCTGCAAAAAATTGGAATGTCTCATTTTCAGACATATATTACATACTTTGTCCGTGCGGTATGTGTGTTGATGATTCCGATCGCTGCGACAGTACCTTCG